In the Desulfovibrio subterraneus genome, GTGTATGCGCCACGGACTATGCCGACAAGTTCGACCCTGCCTATATGCGCGATCTCACTCAGTGGGCCTTGCAGACGCCCGGCAGTGAATTTATCGCCCGCATCAATTTGCTGGACGGGGTGCGGCGTGCAGGCGGTGATGTGCGTTTTTTTGTTACTCTGGTGCGTGAGTTCCGCGACCATCCCTTCGGCTTTGAGCTGGCGTCGGAAGTGCTGCGAACCTTATCGCTGGAAGGGGACGACGCGGCCCTTGTCCGGTCCGTTGCCCGCAAAATGCACGGGCATGTGACCAAGCGCTTCAAGAATTTCGGCCGCACGCTGGCGCGGGCAGCCATTACGCGGTTCGAACTGGCGCGAAATGGCGAGGACCCCGAGCGAGTTCTTGAGGCTGTTTCCGCATTGCTGCTGGAAACCCGTCTGCCCGACAAGGACAGAGTACCCCTTGCCGACCGCCCGTATTTCTACAAATACTATTACGAATTTGCCCTGCTTCGCGGTGTGCTTGCCGGAGAAGTGCAGGGGCTGTGGAAGGCCCGTTATGATGCCCTGTGTCCGGATAAGACGGATTGCCCGGACCTGTATCTGAAGCGCCGCACCTTCACCTGCCAGAAGGCCGGACTGGACTATGATGCCGGAACGGACACCTGCCGCTAGCATTCCATTCGGCATGCGGTTTAGAGCCTGCGGACAGAGGAAACCCTGCATTGAAATTGTTATGTTGTCTGTTCAATGCCTTTCTTTTCATGCTGTCGAATATCAGGGACTGCTGCCGAAGTAGCTTGGCCCGTTAGCTGCATGGGGTTATTGAGTTCCGGCTGCCTGCTGCAGGGGGTGTTCATACGCAGTATGGTTTGTCTCCAATTGTCATTTTAAAGGCAGCGTATCCATCCTGTTTTGTCATGTGTATTTCTTGCGTAATTCATCGGCCTTGACTTGAATGATTCCCAGATGGAAAGCTGTGTGCGCCAGAGTTCCGATACTCCCCCATACAGCTTCAGCATCATATTCATCGTATTGCAAAATCGTACGCTCCAACTGAAGAAATTGTCTATCGATTTGGGAAAGCAGGCAGTCCCATTCGGCCGTGCTCACTTCGTGTTTTTCCCAGCTTTTGTCCCAACTATGTTCAGTATCACGAATCCCTTGTATCCATTCATTGAATACGTCGAGACTGAAGGCGATGTGTATTGCATGGGTTGCTATTGAAGCGCCGGCTATCGGCAACGATGCTTCTTCTGCTGAAAGACTTTTCAATATAGCAAGCAGTCCGTTTGGTCCGGGGTCTAAAAACGCTCCATGATCGCCCGCACCATGGAAACTTTCACGAAGTACATCCATGATCGCGTTCCTGAACAGTGCTTCAGATGTAATCATATTCATCTTCTCCGGGAATCGTGTGCTGTAATTCTGAGGATCAGCCTTGAGCTCCTACTCGTTTTCTCCCCGCGTCAGCGGAAGACGCACCATCTGTCCGGTGGGAGAGGACCGTTGAGCGAGTAATACTCCCATATTTTCTCGGTACACCATGACAGGTTTTATCGTAAAGCGGTATGGCGGGAACACGGGTTTCCGAATGCCGTCAACATCTGCCTGACATGGCCGGGACCTGCCTGCCACCCCTCTGAGACCCCCCTTTCGATAACGTAGCCGAAAACCCTGTGTTAGCTCCTGTGCTCGCACTGTTCTTGCCGCACGTCTCCGGTTCGGTGCCAGTGTTGAGACGTGCGGCATGAGCAGAAAATGAATCAATGCGGTGCAGGAGGTATGCAGTGAGCGCTGAGACGAGGGATATGGCTAATGCCCGGTACAATGCCCTGCTTGTGGAGGCTGAAGCGCAAGGGGAAGCAGCAGTGCTTGCCCTTATGGCCGAGCTGGGCAGGCGGGATCTGTTTTTTCTCATGACACGCCTGCTCGGGCGGGCTGACATGGACAGGGACTGGCATTTCATACGCTGCCGTGAGGTGCAGGAGCAGCCTGACGGCAGGCTCGATCTGTGGGCGCGCGAGCATTACAAATCGACCATCATCACCTTCGGGCTGACTATTCAGGATATTCTGAATGATCCTGAGCAGACCTTTGGCGTGTTTTCGCATTCGCGGCCTATTGCCAAGGGGTTTCTGGCGCAGATCAAATACGAGTTCGAGAATAACGTGCTGCTCAGGCGATGTTATCCGGACGTGCTGTGGGAAGACCCCAGGCGGCAGTCGCCGCGCTGGTCGATTGATCACGGCATTGTGGTGCGGCGAACCGGGAACCCGAAGGAAGCGACCGTTGAGGCGTGGGGGATTGTGGACGGACAGCCCACGGGCAAGCATTTTTCCGTGCTGGTATATGACGACGTGGTGACCCGCGAGAGCGTGACCACGCCTGAAATGATATCCAAGGTGACCGAGTGCTGGGCGCTTTCGCTGAACCTTGGTGCTCGCGGCGGAAGGCGGCGGTACATAGGTACCCGCTATCACTACAACGACACCTACAGGGCGATTCTTGAGCGCGGAGCGGCCGTGCCCAGAGTGCATGCGGCCACGGCTGACGGCAGGCCTGAAGGTGAGCCGGTGCTGCTGAGCCGCGAGGAACTGGACGAGAAGCGTCGCCAGATGGGACCGTATGTGTTCGGCTGCCAGATGTTGCAGGACCCCAAGGCGGACATATCGCAAGGGTTTAGGGAGGAGTGGCTGGGCTACTGGGAGGTGCGCAGTCCTGCCTGCTGGCAGGGCATGAACCGGTATATCGTCGTGGACCCGGCAGGGGAGAAGAAAGCCGGCAGCGACTATACGGTTATGCTGGTGATAGGGCTGGGAGCTGACGGCAACTACTATCTCATTGATGGAGTGCGCGACAGGCTGAACCTGACGGAGCGCGCCGCGTGGCTGTTCCGGCTGCATCGCAGCTACAAGCCGCTTGCTGTGGGGTATGAGCGGTACGGGGTGCAGGCGGATATCGAACATATCCGGTACGAGATGCAGGGGCGGAACTACAGGTTCGAGATTGTGGAGCTGGGGGGCAGGGTGCCAAAGAATGACCGTATCCGCAAGCTGGTGCCTTTGTTTGAGAGGCGCAGGTTCTATCTGCCGGTGCGCGCACCGTTCCGCGATCATGAAGGGCAGTGGCGCGATCTGACCCGTGAGTTTGTGCAGGAAGAGTATCTGGCGTTTCCCGTATCCGCGCATGACGACATGCTGGACTGTATGGCGCGTATTGTCGATCCGGCACTGTGCGCCGAGTTTCCGGAAGAAGGGGCTGTGCCTGCAGATACCGGAGAAACCGCCAACATGGAGTATTCGCTGTATGCCTGATGCACAACCAAGCACGTTTACTGTTCTTGCGCATATTCCCGGCGTGCGGACGCTGACTGAGGAGCGGCTCGCGGAGCTGTGGTTCCGCCTTTCCGACGAACGGCTTGTGGAATCGCTGTTCCACGACGGAGGTGTGCGGAATGTGGGCGAGTTCATAGCATTCATGGAATCCGGCAAGGTGTATTGCTACGCCGTGTATCTGGAAGGTGTGGCTGTTGCCTTCACCTGGCTCAATAACTTTGCGGGGCGGGCGGCCATGATTCACTTTGCCGTGCTTGCGGCGGGCAGAGGAGTGAAAGCCGAGGTGGGGAGGTTTGTTGTGCACTTTCTGCTGCACGGCAGGGATAGCGGTGGCAATTACTGTCTGGATGCCCTGTACGGCCTGACTCCCGAGCCGTATGCGCATGTGTTGCGTTTTATACGGCGGCTTGGTTTCCGCCGGATGGGGAGTATTCCCGGTGCCGTGGTAATTCGTAAAATGGAAGATGAGCCGCCCCGTTACGTTGGAGGAATTGTCTCGGTTTGCACTCGGGAAAGTATGGAAATGCTAAAAAGATAGGTTGGCAAATGCGCAAGTGCGCAAAATGTCGGACGCATACTCCGGTTCTCATTTGTTGAGGGCCGGAGTTTTGCGTTTATGGGCAGTAATTTGGAAAAAGCTGATGATTTGATCACATTTTTTAAAAAAATTAATGCATATTTTTTGTTTTACAGAATGTGATTGTGGCTAGAACATGGTGAATTATATGGAAAAGTATGCTTTGGGGGTTGCCAAGACCGCTCTTGCTAGGTACTTTTCGGTCCCTTTTGGTGAAAAGCAATCGGATGAAGCTGAGTTTTAGATCAAAATGGTTTACCATTTTAATGTAAAATTCTGATAGGCTTTTGATTCAGGTGTGTTTCGCTAGATTGAGCGATCACCTTGAGTTGACGTTATTGTCACATGGCGTATTATTCGCCAGACTCAGTACCCTTATACGCTTCGGAGAGGTTGGGACTCTTCGATAATACGCCGAAGTTATTAGGTAACTTTTGCTGTCTGTCTGGGCAGATGCTGTGTGGGTGCTGGTGTCGAAAGTGTGTGTGAGGCTATTTGATACGGTAGTGATTTCGTGCCCTTGGTACTGTTCTGCTGTATCGCCGCTGTGTCTTTCTGACACGTCGGGAGGTCACTCGGGGGTGAGGCTGAAGTGACCCTCTTGGCGAGAGGAGTATGCGATGGAAGCGTTCTCGGAGTTCATTAATTGGTTGAACGGGTTGGTATGGGGCCCCTACATGCTGTTTCTGCTTGTGGGTACCGGTGTGCTCCTTACTATCATGCTGCGCGGTTTGCAGTTCACCCAGCTGGGGCATTCCCTGTATCTTGCGCTTATCAAGCGCAAGGATGACGATGCGGAAGAAGGAGACATCTCCAACTTCGAAGCACTGATGACCGCACTTTCTGCAACTGTGGGCACAGGTAACATTGCAGGGGTGGCAACGGCTATTGCCATTGGTGGCCCCGGCGCGCTTTTCTGGATGTGGGTGACCGGTCTTGTAGGTATGGCGACCAAATACGGCGAAGCCGTGCTGGCCGTTAAATACCGTGTGACCGATGAGAACGGTGAAATGTCCGGTGGTCCCATGTATTACATTTCCCGCGGTCTCGGCTGGAACTGGATGGGCACCCTGTTCGCCATTCTGGCGGCTGTGGCCGCCTTCGGCATCGGTAACATGGTACAGTCGCATTCCGTTGCGGATGCCGTGTACAGCACCTTCGGCATTGATAAGCTGGTTGTGGGCATTGCCCTTGCCGCTTTCACCGGTCTGGTTGTTCTCGGCGGCATCAAGAGCATCGGCAAGGTTACCTCGGTGCTTATTCCCGTCATGATTCTCTTCTACATGGGCGGCGCTATTCTTATTCTGGTTCTGAATGCCGACAAGGTACCCGGTGCCATTGCCCTGGTGTTTGAATCTGCTTTCAGCCCCGTTGCCGCTTCCGGCGGTTTTGCCGGTGCCACCATCATGATGGCGATCCGCTTCGGTGTTGCACGCGGTGTGTTCTCCAACGAATCCGGTCTCGGTTCCGCTCCTATCGCTGCTGCCGCCGCGCAGACCAATCACCCCGTGAACCAGGCACTGGTTTCCATGACGCAGACCTTCATCGACACCCTTGTGGTCTGTACCATGACCGGTCTCGTCATCATCATGTTCAACTGGGATTCCGGTCTCAACGGTGCACCGCTGACCACCGAAGCCTTTGAAATGGGTTTTGCGGGCGGCAAGTATGTTGTGACCATCGGCATTATCCTTTTTGCCTACTCCACCATTCTGGGCTGGTGTTACTACGGTGAAAAGTCCGTTGAGTACCTTGCGGGTGTGAAGGCTGTCCTGCCTTACCGCGTGCTGTTCGTTCTTGCCGTGCTGCTCGGCACGCAGGCAAAGCTGGACTTCGTGTGGACGCTTGCGGACACCTTCAACGGCATGATGGCCATTCCCAACCTGATAGGCCTGATCATGCTCAGCCCCGTGATTGTACGCGAAACGCAGGACTACTTTTCACGTAGGGAAGCCATGAAGGCTGAAGCGCAGCGTAACAAGAAGTAAGCCCGTTCAGTTAGAATTGTCCCGAAAGGGACTGCATGTGAATACATGGCCCCCGCCGCAAGGCGGGGGCTTTTTTTGTGTCCTGAGCAGGGAACTCAGCCTGCGTCCGGAAACCTGTCCACCCCCTGTGAGGTCGATGCGGGACCGCATGAACGCATGCGGGGGACCGGTCTGAGAGCGATTTGCCTGAAAAGCCCTGTTGTAGGGTCTGCCACACGCGGACGGCATGGGGCCGGACGCGCCAGGCAGCAACGCACGGCACCTTCGGGCACTGTGGCAACCATATGGAGAAGAAGCATGGGCGGAGGCGGCGGCAAATCGTATTCCCCTCCGGCTCCGGTGGCACCCCCGCCGCCGGACCCGCCGAAAGAGGTGGAAGGGGAAACCGTGGAATTGAAAAAGGCCAGAGACAACGAGCGTAAGGCGCAGCTTGCTGCGCTTGGCCGTGAATCCACCATCATTACGGGCGCGCTGGGTGATACCTCGCAGGCGAACGTGAACAAGAAGCAGTTACTGGGGCAGTAAATGGAATCGACCAGACTGAAAAAAGCGCGTGAAACGCATTCCTTTCTGGAATCGCAGCGTAGCAGCTGGGAATCGCACTGGCGGGAGATTGCGGAATATATCGTTCCCCGCAAGGGCCGGTTTATAGGCTCCTCCCCGCACGAAGCGGATTCCGGCGAACGGCGGGGTGGCAGGATCATTGACGCAACGGCCACCCGTGCCGTGCGGGTGCTTGCTGCGGGCATGCAGGGAGGGCTTACCTCGCCCGCCCGCCCGTGGTTCCGGCTGCGCCTTGAAGACAGGGACCTCATGGAGTTCGGGCCGGTGCGCATGTGGCTCGACGACGTGGAAACGCGCATCTACGGCGCATTGGCCCGGTCCAATTTCTATCAATCCATTCACGGCATGTACACGGAGCTTGGCGCATTCGGCTCTGCCGATCTTTACCACGAAACGGACCGCGAGCGGGTGATGAACTTTTCCTGCCTGACCTGCGGTGAGTATGCGTGGGCCACAAACGCATGGGGCAGAGTGGATACGGTTGTGCGCCGGTGCATGATGACTGCCCGCCAGATTGCGGAAAAGTACGGAGAGCACAACCTGAGCCGCAGCACCCGCCGCAAACTGACCAAGGAACCTTATGGGTTTGTCGAGGTGGTGCATCTGGTCATGCCGCGCAGGGAACGCGATGCCGCCAAGAAGGATTTTCGCAACATGCCGTGGGCCTCGCTTGTGTTCGAAGCCAACGGAGAGGCAGACGACCTGCTGCACGAGGGAGGCTATGAAGAGTTTCCTCACCTGTGCGCCCGCTGGGACGTGGCCGGAACGGATATCTATGGCCGTTCGCCCGGGATGGATGCGCTGCCCGATGTGAAGATGCTGCAGGAAATGGCCAAGAGCCAGTTGCTTGCCGTGCACAAGGTGGTCAACCCGCCCATGCGCGTGCCCACCGGGTACAAGCAGCGGCTCAATCTTATCCCCGGCGCGCAGAACTATGTGAACCCGAACCAGCCGGAGGCGCTGGCCCCCCTTTACCAGATCAATCCCGACATTCAGGCGGTGAGTTACAAGATCGACGATGTGCGAAAGGCCATTCGCGAAGGGTTCTTCAACGACCTGTTCCTCATGTTCGCAGGCGACAGCCGGTCCAATGTGACGGCGGCGGAGATCATGGAGCGCAGTCAGGAAAAGCTGCTCATGCTGGGGCCTGTCATCGAACGGTATCAGACCGAGATTCTGGACCCGCTCATCACCCGCAGTTTCGGCATTCTGCACAGAAACGGCTTGTTGCCGCCCGTGCCGCCTGAGCTGGCAGGCGAGGAACTGAACATTGAGTACGTCTCTGTTCTTGCGCAGGCGCAGAAGCAGTCTTCCGGTAATGCCATCCGCCAGTTGACCCT is a window encoding:
- a CDS encoding alanine/glycine:cation symporter family protein; translation: MEAFSEFINWLNGLVWGPYMLFLLVGTGVLLTIMLRGLQFTQLGHSLYLALIKRKDDDAEEGDISNFEALMTALSATVGTGNIAGVATAIAIGGPGALFWMWVTGLVGMATKYGEAVLAVKYRVTDENGEMSGGPMYYISRGLGWNWMGTLFAILAAVAAFGIGNMVQSHSVADAVYSTFGIDKLVVGIALAAFTGLVVLGGIKSIGKVTSVLIPVMILFYMGGAILILVLNADKVPGAIALVFESAFSPVAASGGFAGATIMMAIRFGVARGVFSNESGLGSAPIAAAAAQTNHPVNQALVSMTQTFIDTLVVCTMTGLVIIMFNWDSGLNGAPLTTEAFEMGFAGGKYVVTIGIILFAYSTILGWCYYGEKSVEYLAGVKAVLPYRVLFVLAVLLGTQAKLDFVWTLADTFNGMMAIPNLIGLIMLSPVIVRETQDYFSRREAMKAEAQRNKK
- a CDS encoding portal protein — its product is MESTRLKKARETHSFLESQRSSWESHWREIAEYIVPRKGRFIGSSPHEADSGERRGGRIIDATATRAVRVLAAGMQGGLTSPARPWFRLRLEDRDLMEFGPVRMWLDDVETRIYGALARSNFYQSIHGMYTELGAFGSADLYHETDRERVMNFSCLTCGEYAWATNAWGRVDTVVRRCMMTARQIAEKYGEHNLSRSTRRKLTKEPYGFVEVVHLVMPRRERDAAKKDFRNMPWASLVFEANGEADDLLHEGGYEEFPHLCARWDVAGTDIYGRSPGMDALPDVKMLQEMAKSQLLAVHKVVNPPMRVPTGYKQRLNLIPGAQNYVNPNQPEALAPLYQINPDIQAVSYKIDDVRKAIREGFFNDLFLMFAGDSRSNVTAAEIMERSQEKLLMLGPVIERYQTEILDPLITRSFGILHRNGLLPPVPPELAGEELNIEYVSVLAQAQKQSSGNAIRQLTLEVGRMAAVAPQVLDKIDFDQCVDELAAIAGAPARIIRSDDDVQRLRMEKAQAAQQQAQLEQAMRMTRSAKDLSAVETGEGNALEMVLRGSGLMKEKA